Genomic DNA from Lagenorhynchus albirostris chromosome 20, mLagAlb1.1, whole genome shotgun sequence:
TTCTCTAGCCAGCTGTACCAACCCCCTCCGAGCTTTGCCATGGGGGGCTGCTAAAGAGGTTCATCCTAGCTGCTGTGTCTTTGGAGATGAGGGCAGTGCTTTCGTTGGGTGGTCTTGGCTTCACCCCCGCAGGGATCTAGGAGGGTGCAGGGGAGGTGGCCggtctggtttgtggccacccttCTCAGGCTGACCTTTCTCGGTTAGTGCCCAAATGGCAGGCCTGCTGTGTGAGGAGGAAGTGCTGGAGGTCGACAATGTCAAGTACTGTGGTTATTGCAAATACCACTTCAGCAAAATGGTGAGTTTCATCTGGGCATGAATGGGTCAGTCAGCCATGGTTTAGAGGGTATGGGCTCCAGGCCAGGCCagtgcctggggctgggaggacagACGTGGAAGGAACTAtgtccctgcccttgaggagctcacCACTGGATGAGGAATAATTGAAGCACAGTTGAGGGGTGTGAATCAGAGCCGAACCAGGCTCCATCCAGAGGACGGAGCTCAGGCCCTGCCTGTCAGTCTGGGAGGCTTCAAGGAAGAGGCAGCATTTAAGCTGAGCCAACATTTGTGGGGCTCGCTGTGTCCCAGCCTCTGTACTAATctctttatgtgtgtttttttttatgtgtgtttttttgtgtgaTCGTCCCCCAAACCCTAAGAACTAGGTGTACTGCATTTCCCCGTTTCTATGGATGAGTAAGCTCAGACCCACTAAGATTCTGTTATTTATCTCCCAGCTGGTGTGTGGGATTCAGAACAGACAGTCTGAATCTCCTCAGAAGCCTGCTgagcaaagacagagagaaaggaatcccaggcagagggactgGCGTGGGTAAAGTCCCGAGATGAGAAAGCATTCATAAGCGGCAGAacggggtgtgggggagggacaaGGCAGGAGATGAGGCGAAAAAGCCCAAGCAGGGCCAGAGCTGGACTTGCTTCTGCCCCAGGTTCAGGGGCCCAAGGAGAGGTGGGAGAAGGGGTGCTAACCCATGTTTGTGGAGAGACGTGCATTTCCAGAAGCTGTGGGGTGTCCTGGAGAGGTATGCCGTGGCCTGACTGGGAAGGCAGCTTGGACCTCACCCCCAGGCTACAGGCTTATAAGGCTGCTTGAAAGCAAGAGGgtaacatgatcagatttgtgttttaggaagattACCCTGGCAGCCACTGTGAAGCCAGATTTGAAGGGCCAGGGCGGCGGCTGGGAGACAGCTGTGAGAAAGGGGGGATGGAGGGATGAAGCTGGGTTCTAGAACCATTTCTAGATAGACTTGCCTACATGTCAGGGTAGCTGAGAAGGAGGAGTTGAGTGTGGCACGTAGGATTCAGGCTCTCAGTGCTGGGTGGATGAGGCTTGAGCACCTGAGGGCGCTGTGAACAGGTGGTGCAGTACGCTTCTGTAGGGCTAGCGTATGTCCTGGTCTGCCCCGGAGAGTCCCAGTTTGTGCCTTTTGCCCTGGTGTAATTATTAATAGCTCCCCCTTTCATTTTCAGAAGTGTCCTACTTTGGATCATAAGTCATAGGGTCATCTAGGTGCAGGGTTTGATATCAACTTAAGACAACGTAGGGAGCTCGGTTTGGTTCATAGGAGGTGCCAAGTGGGGATGTTCAGATTTGGTGGCTGTGAGGCCCCCGGGCAGGGTGGTAGTGGCAGCCCCAGGTGTATAAGGCTGGGGCTGGAATCCCCGGGCGCCCATCAGGTAGGGGGCTCAAGTGTGAAGAGAACCATGAGGTGGGGAGTTCAGAGCTCAGCAGAGTAGAAGCAGTGCCCACCgctggggagggatggggtcAGACGAGGCCTGAAATTAGTGCTTGCATTTGACGGTTGGGAGGTAGTGGGTGGCCTTAGAGGGAACAGCTATAAGTCTAGGACAGGTGAAGCCATCAGCCCAGGCAGTGGGGAGTCCAAGGCCctggccgggggaggggggggaatGGCAGCACAAGTGTTGTCTGGGTTTTTCTTATGGATGTTTACTCCCCCCTGCCTCCGCTTCTTAAGGGCAGCAGGTCCTTTGGGACAAAAGGAACCACTGTGTTTGGTGGAGGGCCAGGAACAAAGGAGAAGGGGTGATGGCTGGAGCAAAGTGTCTGGAGGAGAGGATGGGGTATGGAGTACAGGGGAGCAGGGGCTCCCATGAGGGCTGTCCTGTATGTCCTCCACCCCAgggaaggaggtggtggtgggcCGTGGCCCAGGGCCTGAGAGGGGCCGAGAGGGCACCGTGAGAAGAGGTGGGCggagagtgagaggcctgcctcCATCCGTGCCTTGCTGGGCCAAGACGCCCCacctgtctgggcctcagttgctgCTGAATCTTGTGCACTGGACAAGCCAGCGGGGAAGCCAGGATTCCAGTCTAGGGAATGCACTTCCATTGAGCAGAGTATCATTAAGGACACAGGGTCCTCTTAGTGACGGgcagtgtgggggtggggggtccctGATCTTCAGGAACCTTTTCCTAGGCTAGTGGGAGGAGGTTATGGCAGTTCCTCTCGGTTCTCTCCCCAGAAGACATCCCGGCACGCGAGCGGGGGAGGCAGCGGAGGAGGGGGAGGCACAGGGGCAGGCGGTAGCGGCTTTATCGCTGGCCGGAGGAGCAGGTCGGCCTCGCCGTCCACGCAGCAGGAGAAGCACCCTTCCCACCACGAGAGAGGCCAGAAGAAGGTAAAAGTCTTCTCCCTCTAGCCCTCCTGCCCACTCACAAACACCTGTTTCTTTCAAGAAGCCACCCAGGTCTCCGGAAGGCCATAGGGCttacccccttccttcctctgaggCCACTGAGGGCAGAGAGGGGACTGAGGAAGTGACATGTGAGGGTCACGGAGGGTGAGGTGAAGGCTTGGCTTCCCTGGGGCTCTTTGTATCTGTGTGGTTCCTCCGTGTCCTCCCCATGACACGACAGTCCCCAACATTTGCACACACGCCACAGTCTAGCCATGTGTCGGTCCAGTTTGTAAGTGCACACGCGTGCGTCCCCGCCACACGTCACAGTGTGCCTGGCCCCCGTCCCTCCGCACAGCTCGGTGTCCCGGGTGTGTGCTCACATGAGCGGTGCTCTGTGTCGCTGGCATGATAATGGGACGGGCTATTTTTAGCAGGCagtgaggaggagggggaagggctgTTGGCTCTCAGAGGAACCTGCCTGGGCCACTCCTGTCCCGCCAAAGTCCCCCAGTCCCTCCATAGGGGGAGATGGTGCCCACAAAGCCTTGTCCTTGAAAGGACCCCACTCCCCACATGCATGTGCTGTGTTTATCCTGACCCAGACTGTTCCCCAACATCAGTTCcagtcccttcttcctccccagagTCGAAAGGACAAAGAACGCCTTAAACAGAAGCACAAGAAGCGGCCTGAGTCACCCCCCAGCATCCTCACCCCACCTGTGGTCCCCACTGCTGACAAGGTACTGCTGCCTACACCCAGGAGGGATGGCCACAGCAGCGGGAGGGAGGCACGGGGTGCGGGGTCAGGGTGAGCACCCCTGGGAACCTCCTCAGCTTCATGTTAATAtgcctctgctccccaccccaccccgctctACTCCTCTTCTAGCCCAGGAGGGGCCTCTGCTCCTCAGCCCAACCAGGagaggtaggggtggggtggggggcaccacCCTGCCTGCTGGCTGCCAGATGTTCACATCTGCCTCTGTCCAGACAGAGGGCCTCGGCACTGGGCTCCTGTCTGCAGGTACAGTACTCAGGTGTTTCTCTGATTTTCTGGGGCCCATTTCCccaaagagaggcagagaggaccCCTTCACTCTCATCCCTCCTCCACATCAGGAGGCTGCCCAGAGCCTGTCGCCTAACCAAAAGCCCACTCCATGCAGGCCGGAGGGACTGAAAGTGTGGCCCCTGATGGCTTGCGGGGCAGGCCTGTGGACCACACCCTGAAACCCTCACCGAGCCCACCTTCCCGGTAGGGGCATGGCATGTCAGGCCTGACTCCAGAAACTGGCAACATCTGGATAAGCAACCAGCAGGCCCTATCCGAGGCCAGGGAATGGCTAATCCAAGCCAGAgcagccctccctgcccctccttccAGCCCGTCCTCCCCATGGAAGGAGAACAGGGGCCTGGAGACGCTGCCTCCTCCTGTCACCATTACTGCCCCATTCACCTCCACTGGCCTCAGGAGGTTGGCAGAGCTCTGGGCATCTTAGCAGGAGGCTCAGGTATCAGGTTTCCAGGGTGATGTTGCTGTGGCAACTGTCCCAgtaaccctctcccctccctgctgcccaGGGCTCACCTGGAAAAGCTTGATGTCTGCGCCCTCTGGTCTTTCCCTGGGGTTTGCAGGCAGGGGGAAAGAGAGGGCTAGAGATCTAGGAGTTATCCCAGTGGCTGGGCATCCCTTTGGATGTGTTGGAGCATTCTGCCCatccccctccacccaccccagcatttcagccacccctccccctggGCCCTCTCCTCCCTTGCTCTCATAACCACATCTGGCTCCCTTCAGAACTCCAGCTgttgaaaagaacaaagaaaaagacaagagacCAGGGCTCCGCCCAGGAAGGGGCAGCACGGGGTGGCTCTCATTCTCCTATCCATCCTCCCTCTGGCATTTGTTCATTTACTGAATACCTGGTCTCCACCAGGAGGAAAAGCCATCCCTGGTAGTAATACAAAGCCCTAACTCACTCACCACATGCCAGGCTCCCTTCTGGAACAGGGGGATGGAGGGGATGCCTGGGGgatttgctcatttaatcctcaaaataatccAATGAAGTAGGTATTTTATTAACCccatttaataaatgaagaaactgaggcacagagaagttaagtcatttGCCTAAAAGCACACAGCTAGGGAGTGGTGGAGTCAAGATTTGAACCTGGGCAGTCGGGCTTGAAGGCCTGTTCTCTTAACCACCACAGGACACTGTCTCTGCAGTGTATCACTAGCAGCCATGCCATCagaatcatcatcattattgacCTCATACTATGTACCTGGCATTGTGGTCCTCGTAATTCTCCAAATAGGCATAATTAGCCCCATAAGGACACTGAAGCTCGGTGAGGTTGAGAGACCACACAACATAACACGGTGGTAAACGGCAGAACCCATCAGGCTAACAGACCCCAGAGACCCCGCTCTTCCAGCCACTGCTGCCACCCTCAGACGTGGGGGACCGTATCTTGCAGTACAGTGTGGCACCTGATGGCTGACGTGGGTGGGTACACGATACCCGGAAATAAGAGGACAGAAAGATTTGTTCCACCCCAGGTAGCTATAGGGTGACTTCACGGAAGAGGGGGCTCTCGAGCTGGATTGGGAAGGAGAAGATGTTTCCCGGGAAGAGGAAGGCTAGGCTCTCCGGGCAGAGGGCTGGGCATGGAAGCTCAGGTTGTCTAGGAAGGGCATGGAGTGGCCGGGAAGCAGGCTGTCGGCTAGGTGGCTGCATCTGGGGGTGAGCAtggagggagtggtggggactggagGGCCCAGGAATGGGGCCATTCTCCTTGAAGTTCCTCTTCCCTGCGTACACCACTTCCCAACACAAGTCCAGCCCTCTAGgcctaagtatttctttttttttttttctttttttgcggtacgcgggcctctcactgttgtggcctctcccgttgcggagcacaggctctggacgcgcaggctcagcggccatggcttacgggcccagccgctccgcggcatgtgggatcttcccggaccggggcacgaacccgtgtcccctgcatcggcaggcggactctcaaccactgcgccaccagggaagcccataagtaTTTCTTAAATGAGTGACTAAGAAGATACGTGCATCAATACAGGCTCTGAGACTGTTTTCATCTCTCGCCTGCCCGAGGTGAAGGACAGACAGTTTCTTGGATTCAGAGATCCCAACTCTTCACACCCAGAAGTTACAGAGCTGCCCCCCATCTCCCCAGTCTAGGAGCTCCTGCCACTATCCCCTTGCCCGAAAATCCTTCCTGAAGCTAACTCTGGGCTCCCCCAGTAGAGCCCAGACCCTGGGGGCCGGCCTCgagccttcctctcctccttccctcaggTCTcctcctcagcttcctcctcctcccaccacGAGGCCAGCACTCAGGAGACTTCTGAAAGCAGCAGGGACTCAAAGGGGAAAAAGTCTTCCAGCCATGGCCTGAGTCACAAGGGGAAGAAGCTGAGCAGTGGGAAAGGTGTGAGCAGCTTTACCTccgcctcctcctcttcttcctcctcttcttcctcctcctctggggGGCCCTTCCAGCCTGCAGGTGAGTGTGGGCGTCCCGGAGGAGGCTGGGAGCGGGACAGTCTTTGGCCCTGAGCTTTTCTACCAAGGGCCTTTTTATGTTGGTTTGCGTCTCATTTGCTTCCTAAagtggttggggtgggggggatcccCACCAAGTGACTCCCGTCCACACCCTCCCCTCAGCCCTCTCCTCTCGAGGTGGAACTCCCCTCCGGTCTCCCTCAGGGCCCACCTCTCCAACCCCCATAACCATATTCATTATCCCCTGCAGTTACGCTGTCAGGTACCACGTTTAAAGCACCAACTCTAATCTCCTGTAATCTCTGTAGTCATCGAGTGAGCTCACTAGGGTGGGAGTTATTCTCCTCCTACTTCATCACAGGTGGGAAAGCTGGAGGGCGGGGACACTCGTCCCAGGACACAGAGACAGTGGCCGAGCTGGGACAGGAAACTCAGCTTCCCCATCCCCTGACCAGAGCTCTCTCTACTAGTGCACActgagtgggagggaggcaggggatcTGGGGTCCAGCTGTAATTCCGTTTCCCCCTCTGCAGTTTCGTCCCTGCAGAGCTCCCCTGACTTCTCTGCATTCCCCAAGTTGGAGCAGCCAGAGGAGGACAAGTACTCCAAGCCCGCAGCGCGCCCCCCTTcagctcctccctctccctcagcccCCGAGCCCCCCAAGGCTGACCTCTTTGAGCagaaggtggtcttctctggCTTTGGGCCCATCATGCGCttctccaccaccacctccagctCGGGCCGGGCCCGGGCCCCGTCCCCTGGGGACTATAAGTCACCCCACGTCTCGGGGTCCGGGACCTCAGCAGGCACCCACAAGCGGATGCCCACACTGAGCGCCGCCCCTGTGCCTGTTGAGGAGGCCCCTGAGACAGGCCTGAAGGAGAAGAAGCACAAAGCCAGCAAGAGGAGCCGACACGGGCCAGGCCGTCCCAAGGGCAGCCGCAACAAGGAGGGCACCGGGggcccagcccttccctccctgcccggTGCCCAGCTGGCTGGCTTTACCGCCACTGCTGCCTCACCCTTCTCCGGAGGTTCCCTTGTCAGCTCTGGCCTGGGTGGTCTGGCCTCCCGTACCTTTGGGCCTTCCGGGAGCCTGCCCAGCCTGAGCCTGGAGTCCCCACTGCTGGGGGCAGGTTAGTGACCCTTGGGGATGGAGGGTATCTCAGGGCCCAGCCAGTCTAGTGAGGCGACAGAGGCACAAACGTGCAGTTAGAAGGAAATGCGATAGAAACTGCTCCAGAAGACAAAGGATGCAGGTGACAGTCACCTCTGAGACACTCCCCCATACCCATTTTCTGCATGGTTGTAGCGGGAGAGATTGCCAACAGGACTTAACCAAGTTTGGGTTGGGGGATTAGAAAAACTGGGAATTCTCCAGGTTTAGCAGGGCAGTGGAATAAGCAGGCATGGCAAGCAGATGTCACCCAAGCAAGAAGTGACATCTTTGCAGCAAGAGGGTGAGACTGGTGTGTGGCCAGATCCAGGGGAGTGTTCTCCTTGGGGAGAGGCTGCTCTAGCCACCTGACTAAGGTGgggcgtgggggaggggtgactctaagcttccctctgtgtctgtcttgTGCCTGTAGGCATCTACACCAGTAATAAGGACCCCATCTCCCACGGTGGTGGAATGCTGCGGGCTGTCTGCAGCACCCCCCTCTCCTCCAGCCTTCTGGGGCCCCCAGGGACCTCGGCCTTGCCCCGCCTCAGCCGCTCCCCATTCACCAgcaccctcccttcctcctctgcttctATCTCCACCACTCAGGTGAGGCCTTACTCCTGGGTTCCGCCATCCCTGGGCAGGTGGGGGACAGCCTGCTGAGGACCCCAGCTTCCCATGGGAATTTGAGAGATGGGGCTTGCTCACCACCAgaacttctccctctctctggtcctctctcctccccagcacACCTGGTCCCCTCCACCCCGGTGCACACAGTTGTGCTCTAGATCCAAGAATAACCACCAGGCTGGACTCTACCTCCTTTCCCTCAGGTGTTTTCTCTGGCTGGCTCCACCTTTAGTCTCCCTTCTACCCACATCTTTGGAACCCCCATGGGTGCCGTTAACCCCCTCCTCACCCAAGCCGAGAGCAGCCACACAGGTATGTGAGTCTCTGACCCCATTCCCCTTTCTTCCCAAAGGCCTGAGGGGCCCCTGTCACCTGCTTGTCACCCCAGAAAGGATGGAAGGGCTTTCTGGCTGCCCGCACCCTCTGGCCATTGCCCACCCTGCAAAAAAACATTCCACACACAACAAACCTACACTTTCACATTAAAACCCCCGTGAGGAGGCAGGACAGGACAGGGCAGAATAAATACTGCTCCATctcacaaaacaaaaaggcagagagatGAATGACTTGCTCAAGTCAGTTGGGGTAGGGAAAGGCAGCGCAGCAGCTGAAATTCTGGTACCCTGGCTCCAAGCCTCGTTCTCCTACCGCTGTAGCCTACCTCCCTGCTGGCCTCTTAGTGAGTTCTTGGGATCAGAGTTTACAGAGATCCCACCAGCTGGACAACAGCCTCTCTGGGTATTCAGGAGTTAAGGGGGCGGATCACaagtgcccctccctctccctggagaGTCAACCCAGCCCCAGAGAGCTGATTGGTGCAGAGGTACCACCTGGACGGCTGGAGGGCGGGGCTTACCAGTTCAGGTAAGCCTTAAGGGGGCCAATCTGATTCCAGAATTAAGAACCCTACAGAGTAGGTGACTGTATTTTTCCAAAACGCAAAGTGGAATTCAGTGGCCCAACAGAGGGTTTTGACGTCTAATGTTTTAGTTTATTAATATAAAAGTCATATAAAACCGATTATaatagctacagtaattaaggcCTTGCTGCATGCCAGCTAAGCCGTTCAGATTAACGCTTCACATTTACTACCTCATTTTAATCCTCGTAACAATCACTTCAGAGAGGTTAGTTTCAAGCCCacggtcacacagcaagtaagtatCATATCCAAGTTCAACTCAGGACTGTGTAGGCCCCAAGTTTCTATGACTCTGAAGTTGTAAGTTTCCCAGGAAAAAAATTAGGAGGTGGATCTGAAAGCCAGGCTGCAGGAGCCTTTCTGcctagagaaggaggaagggacgaGATCTCATGGCTTTGCCTCCCACGGCGCTGGGTTTCCAAGCCAGGGCTCCCAGCGCCTTAAGAACTAGAACTGGCTATCTGGGGTTGGGAGATCCTGGGGAAAGGGGTCTGCGGTACGGTCCCAGATCCCGCACCCACTTCCCAGGCGGGGACTGTGAGGCCGACGGCACCTCTTCCTCGCTGatccctgccctccttctccttccAAGAGCCAGACCTGGAGGACTGCAGCTTCCGATGTCGGGGGACCTCCCCCCAGGAGAGTCTGTCTTCCATGTGAGGGAGAGAGTGGcggcttgggggaggggctgggagcggGGTGGAGGGACTGTCAGGGAGGAGAGAGCGGAGAGGCGGGCGCGGGGAAGAGGTTGGGATCCAGAGGGGACGACTGAAACCCCTAAggcgggaggaggagggcagggagacAGGAGTGGGGGAGTGAGGTAAGCCTGAGCTCGGTTTTCCCTTCTGACCCCAGGTCCCCTATCAGCAGTCTCCCAGCACTCTTCGACCAGACAGCACCCTGCGGGGGCG
This window encodes:
- the MLLT6 gene encoding protein AF-17 isoform X2; this translates as MKEMVGGCCVCSDERGWAENPLVYCDGHACSVAVHQACYGIVQVPTGPWFCRKCESQERAARVRCELCPHKDGALKRTDNGGWAHVVCALYIPEVQFANVLTMEPIVLQYVPHDRFNKTCYICEEQGRESKAASGACMTCNRHGCRQAFHVTCAQMAGLLCEEEVLEVDNVKYCGYCKYHFSKMKTSRHASGGGSGGGGGTGAGGSGFIAGRRSRSASPSTQQEKHPSHHERGQKKSRKDKERLKQKHKKRPESPPSILTPPVVPTADKVSSSASSSSHHEASTQETSESSRDSKGKKSSSHGLSHKGKKLSSGKGVSSFTSASSSSSSSSSSSSGGPFQPAVSSLQSSPDFSAFPKLEQPEEDKYSKPAARPPSAPPSPSAPEPPKADLFEQKVVFSGFGPIMRFSTTTSSSGRARAPSPGDYKSPHVSGSGTSAGTHKRMPTLSAAPVPVEEAPETGLKEKKHKASKRSRHGPGRPKGSRNKEGTGGPALPSLPGAQLAGFTATAASPFSGGSLVSSGLGGLASRTFGPSGSLPSLSLESPLLGAGIYTSNKDPISHGGGMLRAVCSTPLSSSLLGPPGTSALPRLSRSPFTSTLPSSSASISTTQVFSLAGSTFSLPSTHIFGTPMGAVNPLLTQAESSHTEPDLEDCSFRCRGTSPQESLSSMSPISSLPALFDQTAPCGGGQLDPAAPGTTNMEQLLEKQGDGEAGVNIVEMLKALHALQKENQRLQEQILSLTAKKERLQILNVQLSVPFAALPAALPATNGPVPGPYGLPPQAGSSDSLSTSKSPPGKNSLGLDNSLSTSSEPHRAAATPPAAARAAAPAAPAAPGVPTADPGTPDCCLPDDPADPAEAGAAAAADGRGLPVAHGQPAGRELHPAAVRGHSWPAAHSICPTSAARRSPGGSLARQQHKSHGRSSCGRSSSSSRRTSSPHCPDQPLPQPVGGGWQWQWPQRRDC